Proteins from a genomic interval of Oncorhynchus nerka isolate Pitt River linkage group LG13, Oner_Uvic_2.0, whole genome shotgun sequence:
- the rmdn3 gene encoding regulator of microtubule dynamics protein 3 encodes MVPIWHNMKPLGRNWMIGLGVGATAGVGLITLIIYKEISRRRSQTLLLHTNPPEYLIDSPDGTPLQIESLEQEVVAQQQALEAVVQGLFPEQVELRNQLDEVLTCVSSLRFEVAELRTGLQDIAQQIIQDVKKGVEDSQRARRRRHIISHRERTDSMSSSSIYFSASQGVYGGETSEGGYSTANAESDYTDRDTDRETDKEAEREPEEDSDEDKSCATTITLRQEDSQEEGEEPQEEDEDNDDDEEEMLEVMAEVPSGELALLLAQSDILHTGDARLKAEGFHLLLANKLQYGDSREFLWRLARAYSDMYDSTEDKQEKKSYAEQGREEAEFALKKNGLNAECHKWFAVLTGLTSQYETMHSKLKSSHILKEHLDRAIALRDDDPLCFYLLGRWCYEVSTLGWLERKAAAALYDKPPTSTLDDALGNFLKAEELNPGFSKTVRLYIAKCHKELGNVSEAKNWALLALKMPSGSSEEDSAKLEAELGALIDKVTELSLDGGDK; translated from the exons ATGGTCCCAATTTGGCACAACATGAAGCCGTTAGGGAGAAATTGGATGATCGGACTGGGTGTAGGAGCCACCGCGGGTGTAGGTTTGATTACATTAATAATCTACAAAGAAATTAGTAGAAGAAGATCTCAAACATTATTACTCCACACTAACCCCCCTGAGTACTTGATAGACAGCCCAGATGGAACACCCCTTCAGATTGAGTCACTTGAACAAG AGGTGGTGGCCCAGCAGCAGGCCCTGGAGGCGGTGGTGCAGGGGTTGTTCCCTGAGCAGGTGGAGCTGAGGAACCAACTGgatgaggtgctgacctgtgtgtcttccCTCCGCTTCGAGGTGGCTGAGCTCAGGACTGGCCTGCAGGACATCGCCCAGCAGATTATCCAGGATGTCAA GAAGGGTGTTGAGGATAGCCAGAGGGCACGCAGACGCCGCCACATCATCAGCCATCGGGAACGCACTGACTCCATGAGCTCCAGCTCCATCTATTTCTCTGCCAGTCAAGGCGTGTATGGAGGGGAGACCAGCGAGGGAGG GTACTCCACCGCCAACGCTGAGTCGGACTACACGGATCGGGACACGGATCGGGAGACCGACAAGGAGGCAGAAAGAGAGCCGGAGGAGGATTCCGATGAGGACAAGAGCTGTGCCACGACCATCACTCTACGCCAGGAGGACtcccaggaggagggagaggaaccacAGGAGGAAGACGAAGATAATGATGACGATGAGGAGGAAATGTTGGAGGTGATGGCTGAAGTGCCAAGTGGGGAGTTGGCATTACTCCTGGCCCAGAGTGATATCCTTCATACGGGTGACGCTAGGCTGAAGGCAGAGGGCTTCCATCTGCTCCTTGCCAACAAGCTACAG TATGGCGACAGCAGGGAGTTTCTATGGCGACTGGCCCGTGCCTACAGTGACATGTATGATTCTACCGAGGACAAGCAGGAGAAGAAGTCGTATGCAGAACAAG GTCGGGAAGAAGCAGAGTTTGCTCTAAAGAAGAATGGCCTGAATGCGGAATGTCACAAGTG GTTTGCTGTTCTCACAGGCCTTACCTCCCAATATGAGACTATGCATAGCAAACTGAAAAGCAGTCACATTCTAAAG GAGCATTTAGACCGAGCGATTGCCCTTAGGGACGATGACCCACTGTGTTTCTACCTTTTGGGGCGCTGGTGTTATGAG GTTTCCACTCTTGGCTGGCTGGAGAGGAAGGCGGCAGCTGCCTTGTATGACAAACCACCAACATCTACTCTCGACGACGCCCTTGGAAACTTCCTCAAG GCAGAAGAGCTGAACCCAGGATTCTCCAAGACAGTGAGACTTTACATCGCCAAG TGTCACAAGGAGCTGGGGAATGTGTCTGAGGCCAAAAACTGGGCCCTGTTGGCATTGAAGATGCCTAGTGGCTCCAGTGAG GAGGATAGTGCTAAGTTGGAGGCAGAGCTGGGAGCCTTGATTGACAAAGTGACTGAGCTCTCACTTGACGGTGGGGACAAATAG
- the LOC115139346 gene encoding DNA repair protein RAD51 homolog 1, giving the protein MAMRSEARVEAEVEEESFGPQPLSRLEQCGISASDLKKLEDAGFHTIEAVAYAPKKELLNIKGISEAKADKVLAEAAKLVPMGFTTATEFHQRRAEIIQISTGSKELDKLLQGGIETGSITEMFGEFRTGKTQLCHTLAVTCQLPIDQGGGEGKAMYIDTEGTFRPERLLAVAERYGLVGSDVLDNVAYARAFNTDHQTQLLYQASAMMAESRYAMLIVDSAMALYRTDYSGRGELAARQGHLGRFLRMLLRLADEFGVAVVITNQVVAQVDGAAMFSADPKKPIGGNIMAHASTTRLYLRKGRGETRICKIYDSPCLPESEAMFAINADGVGDAKD; this is encoded by the exons ATGGCTATGAGAAGCGAGgccagggtagaggcagaggtagaggaggagagcttTGGACCACAGCCACTGAGCAGACTTGAG CAATGTGGCATCAGTGCCAGTGACCTAAAGAAACTGGAGGATGCAGGGTTCCACACCATTGAGGCAGTGGCCTATGCCCCCAAGAAGGAGCTGCTCAACATCAAGGGGATCAGTGAGGCCAAAGCAGACAAAGTCTTG GCTGAAGCTGCCAAACTAGTGCCCATGGGCTTCACCACAGCAACAGAGTTCCACCAACGCAGAGCTGAAATCATCCAGATCTCCACTGGGTCCAAAGAGCTGGACAAGCTGTTACAGG gTGGGATAGAGACGGGCTCCATCACAGAGATGTTTGGAGAGTTCCGAACAGGAAAGACGCAACTGTGCCACACCCTTGCAGTCACCTGTCAG TTGCCCATTGACCAGGGTGGTGGAGAGGGCAAAGCCATGTACATTGACACTGAGGGGACCTTCAGACCAGAGAGGTTACTGGCTGTAGCAGAGAG gTATGGACTTGTTGGGAGTGACGTTCTGGACAACGTAGCCTACGCTAGGGCCTTTAACACAGACCACCAGACCCAGCTGCTTTACCAAGCCTCAGCCATGATGGCAGAGTCTAG GTATGCCATGCTGATAGTGGACAGTGCCATGGCCCTCTACAGGACAGACTACTCAGGGAGGGGAGAGCTCGCTGCACGGCAAGGCCACCTGGGACGCTTCCTGAGAATGCTGCTGAGACTAGCAGATGAA TTTGGCGTTGCCGTTGTGATAACCAATCAGGTGGTGGCCCAGGTAGACGGTGCTGCTATGTTCTCTGCAGACCCTAAAAAACCCATCGGGGGCAACATCATGGCACATGCGTCCACTACACG ACTGTACTTGAGAAAAGGCCGTGGGGAGACGAGGATCTGCAAAATCTATGACTCACCCTGCCTCCCTGAGTCTGAAGCCATGTTTGCCATCAATGCAGACGGGGTGGGTGATGCCAAGGACTGA
- the knstrn gene encoding small kinetochore-associated protein isoform X1: MASKIPRCGQSKCVRPAGSAAEMKRAANKYVFKETAVPSDFNFFPKTAIFKPLNENVPRKNVVAKVHKGPSTRYGQQSELKSHNQLLLEANEELQKNLTETQQKVAQLEQRCSDLQGTNADVQKQLKDCHVLLVAGNIDPVLGEKIGKTAQQNEDQQREVVNVSQDLLRELQTFGDMATEQSAQLTEVQKTMKALTDSREHLVQERENFSLEVEEMDKALEEAEQLLLE, translated from the exons ATGGCATCGAAAATTCCTAGATGCGGACAGAGTAAGT GTGTGCGACCTGCTGGCAGTGCTGCAGAAATGAAGAGGGCGGCCAATAAATACGTTTTCAAAGAGACTGCTGTACCGTCAGACTTCAATTTCTTTCCAAAAACTGCTATTTTCAAGCCTCTCAATGAGAATGTACCAAG AAAGAATGTTGTAGCCAAAGTGCATAAAGG ACCTTCCACCAGATATGGGCAGCAGTCAGAACTCAAGAGCCATAATCAACTTTTACTGGAAGCCAATGAAGAACTGCAGAAAAACCTTACAGAAACACAG CAAAAAGTTGCCCAGTTGGAACAACGATGCAGTGACCTCCAAGGAACCAATGCAGATGTCCAGAAACAACTGAAGGACTGCCATGTGCTACTAGTTGCTGGAAATATTGATCCAG TTCTGGGAGAGAAAATTGGAAAAACTGCACAGCAAAATGAGGATCAACAAAGAGAGGTGGTG AACGTATCCCAAGATCTGTTACGTGAACTGCAGACATTTGGTGACATGGCAACAGAACAAAGTGCACAACTAACA GAAGTTCAAAAGACCATGAAGGCTCTCACCGATTCTCGGGAGCATCTGGTGCAGGAGAGGGAGAATTTCTCCTTGGAAGTTGAAGAAATGGATAAGGCTCTTGAGGAAGCAGAGCAGCTCTTGTTGGAGTAg
- the knstrn gene encoding small kinetochore-associated protein isoform X2 has protein sequence MASKIPRCGQSVRPAGSAAEMKRAANKYVFKETAVPSDFNFFPKTAIFKPLNENVPRKNVVAKVHKGPSTRYGQQSELKSHNQLLLEANEELQKNLTETQQKVAQLEQRCSDLQGTNADVQKQLKDCHVLLVAGNIDPVLGEKIGKTAQQNEDQQREVVNVSQDLLRELQTFGDMATEQSAQLTEVQKTMKALTDSREHLVQERENFSLEVEEMDKALEEAEQLLLE, from the exons ATGGCATCGAAAATTCCTAGATGCGGACAGA GTGTGCGACCTGCTGGCAGTGCTGCAGAAATGAAGAGGGCGGCCAATAAATACGTTTTCAAAGAGACTGCTGTACCGTCAGACTTCAATTTCTTTCCAAAAACTGCTATTTTCAAGCCTCTCAATGAGAATGTACCAAG AAAGAATGTTGTAGCCAAAGTGCATAAAGG ACCTTCCACCAGATATGGGCAGCAGTCAGAACTCAAGAGCCATAATCAACTTTTACTGGAAGCCAATGAAGAACTGCAGAAAAACCTTACAGAAACACAG CAAAAAGTTGCCCAGTTGGAACAACGATGCAGTGACCTCCAAGGAACCAATGCAGATGTCCAGAAACAACTGAAGGACTGCCATGTGCTACTAGTTGCTGGAAATATTGATCCAG TTCTGGGAGAGAAAATTGGAAAAACTGCACAGCAAAATGAGGATCAACAAAGAGAGGTGGTG AACGTATCCCAAGATCTGTTACGTGAACTGCAGACATTTGGTGACATGGCAACAGAACAAAGTGCACAACTAACA GAAGTTCAAAAGACCATGAAGGCTCTCACCGATTCTCGGGAGCATCTGGTGCAGGAGAGGGAGAATTTCTCCTTGGAAGTTGAAGAAATGGATAAGGCTCTTGAGGAAGCAGAGCAGCTCTTGTTGGAGTAg
- the knstrn gene encoding small kinetochore-associated protein isoform X3: MKRAANKYVFKETAVPSDFNFFPKTAIFKPLNENVPRKNVVAKVHKGPSTRYGQQSELKSHNQLLLEANEELQKNLTETQQKVAQLEQRCSDLQGTNADVQKQLKDCHVLLVAGNIDPVLGEKIGKTAQQNEDQQREVVNVSQDLLRELQTFGDMATEQSAQLTEVQKTMKALTDSREHLVQERENFSLEVEEMDKALEEAEQLLLE, from the exons ATGAAGAGGGCGGCCAATAAATACGTTTTCAAAGAGACTGCTGTACCGTCAGACTTCAATTTCTTTCCAAAAACTGCTATTTTCAAGCCTCTCAATGAGAATGTACCAAG AAAGAATGTTGTAGCCAAAGTGCATAAAGG ACCTTCCACCAGATATGGGCAGCAGTCAGAACTCAAGAGCCATAATCAACTTTTACTGGAAGCCAATGAAGAACTGCAGAAAAACCTTACAGAAACACAG CAAAAAGTTGCCCAGTTGGAACAACGATGCAGTGACCTCCAAGGAACCAATGCAGATGTCCAGAAACAACTGAAGGACTGCCATGTGCTACTAGTTGCTGGAAATATTGATCCAG TTCTGGGAGAGAAAATTGGAAAAACTGCACAGCAAAATGAGGATCAACAAAGAGAGGTGGTG AACGTATCCCAAGATCTGTTACGTGAACTGCAGACATTTGGTGACATGGCAACAGAACAAAGTGCACAACTAACA GAAGTTCAAAAGACCATGAAGGCTCTCACCGATTCTCGGGAGCATCTGGTGCAGGAGAGGGAGAATTTCTCCTTGGAAGTTGAAGAAATGGATAAGGCTCTTGAGGAAGCAGAGCAGCTCTTGTTGGAGTAg